Genomic window (Juglans microcarpa x Juglans regia isolate MS1-56 chromosome 2S, Jm3101_v1.0, whole genome shotgun sequence):
agttaaaataataataaaatattatttttaataataataatttttttaaatcaacacaatattaaattaggttttcatattattaaatttgaattttaaattctgtaaaattgcttttattttttttcaaaaactttgtAAAAAGatgtttcattaattaatttggatATTGTAGACAGAATAGGATTCTAGATTTTACCTTGAgtagataatatttatttagtgttaaatatgatttttttgatGAATGATCTCATCTCTTGAGACCATAATGCTgattaagaaaaacaaatttctcAAGCTAATATAAAGAATTTGTAAGacaagtttaaaaataaaatctgttataaattaaaatttatcatgCAACCagtgtaaatattttattctccaCACCAGCTTACAAATAAAAGAATTCACTAATTAATGCTATACAATATATTctcttgtaattttattttgattttattttttcctttcttcaatATTTTGTATTACCACACCTTTAATTTAAGATTAAGCTTGAAAAAAGAGACATTCAGAGcccaaaatattaaaacatcaACATAAGAATGTCATTATTTGATTCTTGCAAAATTCAAACAGAAAATAATGAATACCAAAGACATGATTGTGGGATGGtcaagaagcaagaaaaattcTACACACCATCCACACACTACACGtcatacatgattttttattttattttttttctcttagtaAGCATGTTGTATagggataatgagtagaaggactcaattaatttagcagaaataaaataaaaaataaaaaaaataaaaataaatgtgatgtatagtatataaaataatgagcAGTAAACCTCCAAATCATAAGTAAATAAATGGATTACTCTAGTCTCCAGGTTCGTCCCTGGTCTTTTTGGCCTTTTGCAGTTATTTTAAGGATGTTTTTTCGAAATCCCAAGTAAATAGATGGATTACTCTAGTGTCGAGGTTCAAGTGCCACCAACTTGTACTAGGTTGATTTATTCAATCTCACTCCAATATGTCAACAGATTTGATTGTTGCACCTAATCCTAATAACTAATAGCACAACCCAGCAGCCCGGCTTGATTTGTGGGATTCAATGGAGGATAAGGTGTCTCAAAACTTTTAGAGAAATTGATGAGAAATCTCGCAAATCATGCAATCTTGAAGGATAAGGAGTCTTAAGGGGCAATAGATTCAATCCAAAATGGTAATTCAAACAAGATAAGGATCTCCTAGGAAGGAGCTGAGCATATCTCGGATTCAACTAAAAATCATCCACCGGCAATATTGGAATTTCAAAGATGATAACAAGAGCAAATCATGGAGATCTTAGACTTGAAGTTGCCGGAACAGATTCGGATATCATGCAATCTTTTAGGATTTTTTACGTTATTTGTCATGCGATTTTTCCTGTAacaaattattcatttttcatatttaatagtTGACGTTACTGTTCTGTAAAATGAAGTTTTGTAGTCGAGTGTTCACGTTGAATAACAGAGCTGCAGTATTTcccttactatttttttttcgttttctcATCTACAACTAGTTATTCAAATGATCTAAATGACCATTTTAACAGCCTTGATGGCTACTTCGAGCATTATTTAAGATCTtacatgatttcttttttcttgaggAATAAGTCGTTTGAACATTTGTAGTTTCAATTTTGCGAGTAATAATGAAACGAtctttgaataataatgaaatagtttgaattcaaatattttattgagttttgagatatgagagaaaaatttgaaaatggaaatagaaaaaattgaacaaaatctcattttttgttgttttttgccCATCAGGAGATTACCAGATTGCTCTGATATCAGATATTGCTGGGTTTTCCGAGGAGCATAGAGATTGCAAGAATAAAAGAGTGAATTAATCAATACTCGTCCATGGGGATTAATCTACAATcgaaaattaataaatagcaATTCTCTCATTTCCACACAataaggttatatatatataaatatatatatttatatatatatatatatatcaactccAATGGTTCCCACAAGTAGAAGCAGCGGCATACTGaatgaaattagataaaaaagaagGCTGCAATCACAGAATTATTCCAATTACAATATGGAGAGCTCATAATTAAGGATTTgctatacatcagtcactattcaccctAACATCTCACacctgacttttttttttttttttttcacaggaTGTGGGGTAGTAAAAAGTgactgatgaaaaaaattattccatAATTAAAGATCTCACCATGGCACAGAAACCCAATGACAGAAATTTTAATCTCaccatttaattatttaagcCAGAGGAAAATAGAGTTGATAATGTTCAAATTATCATTTGAATTCAATCACAACTTTCCCAATATTAGAGCTTGTGAAGAGGGAGCCTAAGCTCTCCAAGTAGCTCTCTATTCCATGGTAGATTGTGTACTTAGAACTAATCTTGCCCTCTTTTATGTAGCTCTCCATTTCCTTTGCAAAATCCCCAAAACGATCCAAATATGAACCCACCAAAAACCCTTCCATCCTTATCTCTTTACCTACCATATTCAGGAGATTTCTTACCCCATGTCTGTCTGTCCATTTCTGCATCAAACACATAAGCGGGAAACTTTAATATAGAGAATCATAAATATTTGCATCTCCACTACTACATGTGCGTGCATTTTAAAGGAATAATATATGGTGACTGCAATGGTAGTTTATTCATATGTTTCACCTTCTTATATTGAGATATCATGCCGCATATTGGGATCCGTGCATGCTTGTTAACGTGGTTGAGCACAGCCTCAAGCATTTCGCCACCAACATTGTCAAAATATATATCGATGCCATCAGGGAAGTACCTATAACATTTAAGATGGATAATTATGTGTTGAGAAAACAAGATATGCTTGTGGTGATGATACCACTAATTTAATTACATACAGGAGAAAATGTTAAATACTAATTACTTTCTTAAAGTAGCATCTAAATCAGTTTCCTTCTTGTAGTTGAATGCATCGTCATATCCAAAATCATCCTTTATGATTTTTACCTAAGaatcacaaacaacaaagaTATAAAATGTAAGAAACTAGTAAGAACATCTTACACCTGAAGTgagaaaagaaacaacaaagTTAAGACAGGACACATGTATCATGTTTTAACCCTTGATCTTTAGAAAATTTCATCAATCTGGGATTTGAACAAGCAACCAGTTCCAACCTCTAAAACCACATGCCACCTAATACCTTGTGTTTCCACTCATTATTTCTCTAGCTTAGTAGTTCTCAATTAATAAAAATCCATATGTATTGTTTACCAATTATTGCAGGGTCACGAGTCTGATCATGAGAAACAAGCAAGCAATGCATATAATCCTAATGATATGGCTAAATTTGGCACACAATAATGAAATTCATGTATATGTAGGGAGTCAAGAGCATAACACAAGGATTCGTCATAATATAGGCCAATAATGCAAAATACTAAACATCAGAAGTAGTTGCAAATACCTAAGCATAATAGTTCCAACAGAGAACTCCAATAGAAGTGCCTTGAAGagacaaaaaatataatgattgtATTTGTCTAGACTATTGTCGTTCTAGCAATTTGTCGTGTTTAATGCGTAGATTATGCTAAAAGCTTTTCTAGATTTCCTAGACTTTGTCGAGATTGTTGATTCGAACCTTAACAAAGAACATTTATGGTTTTAATAATCTTTCTTCCTCCTATATAAAGAGAGAACGGGTTCCAAGCTCCACTCTGCATTCAGCTACTTGGTAACAGAACGTAATTTAACTAATGTAAGGCAGTCAATTGTTTAAATGTAACTGGTAGTATTATAATCTGGGACATATTAGAGTGCCCTGTGCCCCTTTTGTTTCCTGATTTGGTTATGACAGGCAAGTATCCAAGAATAAGTACATTAACAACTCTTTAGACAAGCTTGCTGATAGAAGGGTTTTAACGCTGTCATTCATCTCAAGTGTTGATGCGTGATAAAACACCATGTATGGCCTCTAGTATTCTTATTAAACAATCTAATATTCCAATTAACAACTAGCAGCACTGCACCAGATACCGGGGTTGCATAGCATAAGACATACCTTCTCATCTGACCCGGTGCTGCCAACAACCCTGCAACCTTTGAGCTTAGCCAATTGTCCGGCATACATTCCGACCGCTCCAGCCGCAGCTGAAACAAACACATTCGACCCTGCCTTTGGCTCTCCCAACATTTCTATCCCCACCCATGCGGCAAATCCCGGTACCCCtgtatatgtagatatatataccCCATTTTTCATATCTCATTGTACTGCCTAGCTTGAAGATATTAACATCAATGATTGaggaaaaaaactcaaaaaaaaaaaaaaaaaaaaaaaacccaacaacaagAATTACCCAGAGAACTGAGATAATCTGGCAGTGGAACCCCAGATGTTGGATCAATCTTTCGTATTAACGACTTGGACGGTACGACACAATAGTCGGCAATCGGAGAGAAAGGATTAAGGACAATGTCACCCTCTTTGTAATTATTGTCCTTCGACCTAATTACTCTTCCAATTGAAGATGCAGTGATTACCTGCGGTACCGCTTTCacatttgtattttattattataatttttttaaattcttatataaaatataataaataatttaattttttcaaatcttaaaataataataataatatgaaaaaataatattataataatattttatttaatttctaactttcatctcaacttatcatatttcaattcactatctaaacaatATTTTACCAACTTTGAATATATCCTTCCACCGCTAAGGTTACCACATCCAAGTTTCGCGAGaatggaaaattttattaattatttttatatcatatatcatacataatttttaatttttttttaaatgtagtgTATGAATAAAGaatggaaaaatttaattagattagaaagaataaaactaaaaaaaattaaaaaatgaaaataagtaTAGTATATGTAGGGATGAAacgtaattttttaaaaataatattttcttcttatattagatttattgaataattttataaaaattttataaaattgacaATTTTGATATGTCGTATTTATTTAACAGATCAcgtgaatttataaaaaagaaacttctataaaatctctttatacatcaaatatttttctatcatttttgaaggaaaaaaaaaatgaccagaGTGGCAGAGTTTatgcaatttttcttttatttttagaataaaaacaaaGGAGAAAATCTTAAATCGTGTTTGAGTACTCAAAACTTAAGGTTTAAGAGCATGTCTTGATTCTTTGAAAGGAGAATGATAGGGTTATTACTCtcctactatttatttattattatttttatttaattttttatttaattttttattttacttaatagttaataaagtgactattaataaaattatatatttttttaattttttcttaatgattaaggatattaaaaaaatacttaaaaggaaatgataaaaaaataaaaaaccttcaaatacactataagtagtaaatggaTAGTACGAGTAACCCGATCACTACCCTTCTTTGAAAACCCAATGATATCTTTTAAGAACGTGTTATTTAGGAACCTTTTAATCTTAATTGCATATCATGTATCAAAACTTTAGATCTAAGATACCAAAAATTTAGGGGGTGGCTGGGTCGTCACCTCTTGCTAGCTAGAGATCCACCCTAGCTATGGAGATGGCTGCTGCACATGCACCACCACACACTGAGGGTGGATCTAGCCACCCTAATGCGAGGTGCCAGCAAACCACCCTGCCCAAAGTCGATCTCATCAACCCGGCATTGGAAACTGCCTTAATTACATGCACCAAGGTGCATATGATCTCTTGGAGTGGGTAGCCATAcaccctatatatatacatgattgatatagaaaaattatattgtcaAGTCCGTGTAtagattatatttaataaaaaaaaaattaaaattacaataatatatttttttaaaatgataattttttttcttttttacattcATTCATCAATAAAACTGTACACAGTCTTCaagcaaatagaatttctctatttaaaaagatagatgttgaattttttattagagGGTGTAAATCTCCGATTTAGTTGTAGATAGGTTACGTGCGTACGTACCTCGTCAAGGTTGAACTGGGAGAAGTAAAGCCCGTCTTGCATGCCGGTCATTCTGGTTCGTTGGTAGGGATCTACGGAGATAAATAGGGTCTCGATAACGGCATGACCATCTGGTATGGAATCTCCGGCAACGGAGAGAGTCACAGACCGGAGTTTGAGATGATCGGAGGTCAGAACTCCTTCTGGTGCATAGGCTGCCATGTACCATTCTTTGCTCTCTACCACAGTAGTAGCCAttcttctctctcccttcttTGAGCGGCTCTTCTTATTTTGCTTTCTGTGTTAATTTGTGTGCATGTGTTTTATCGTTGGGTGGGTGTTCTAACGTCGTACGAGAGATATATATCAGCTCCCAAAGTTAATTTCCATCAACTGTTACCGGAGGATGATGGACACAATAAAGTATatcctttaattttaatggcGACCGATCATTAATATGATTAGGCTGCCATTGAGCTGCTAACGAATTCAGTGGAGACTAATTCAaataaggaatatatatatatatcgagtTCTTCAAATAAGATTTTAGAGAATTGATGTTTACAATGGTAGAATATGCAAGTTTCTcgcattctctttaaaaaaattagataaatctaGATCActatgaaaaaaatcaaatttttaatagtagatctcatttttttcaaaatgagtatatgagacttgtaaattctagaactgtatctaacattactcaaaattttaatatatttatttgaattcgGCTCATCGAgcactttttattaaaaaaaactaacttattttcttttaatcaatataaaatatttttaattttgcaatAAATTCTAAACATTTAACTATTCATCAATCAAATAGTACTTTTATTACAACCAaatagtttttattaaaaataaatcttattattggacattttaaaatataaattaacttggacttttaaattgaaaaagtaatatataggaacttaataaattaaaccatttaatatatatttatttatttatttatttatttatttatggataGATAACATGATAAGTTATAAGTAGTCCCAGTTCcgtaatattatattattgttaaatataaatatttatgaagagATTATATATACCATACATTACTAAATagaataatgctaaatatagtATTAATGTGTGCAAGTCTcgcatattttttcatgtgagtgtTAGATTTATCTACTTCTTTTAACTATATCATGTCATTTCtctaattaatattatgtttAGTGTATTACAAGTGCATTATGACATaactatatagttatagtgtATAAGTTATTCTACATATATTGCAATatagaaatataataatatgcaactataagttataaataataaataccgAAGACATTGTGGGATGACCCACACAACACAAGATCAAAATTTATGAGTCAACCAAGCAACATGTTTCTCGTTCCATCCACTTTTCTGGCTTTTTGCAATTATTTTAAGGatgtttttttctaaattttaaggatttttttttttctaaattctagGTAAAATAGGTTGATAACTTAGTCCAATACGTCAACAGATTTGATTGTTGCACCTAATCCTAATAACTTGTTATTCAAATGATCGAAATGACCATTTTAATGGCCTTGATGGCTACTTCGAACATGATTTAaaatcttacaattttttttaggaaGGACTCGTTTCCATACTTTTAAGTACTTCAAAATTTTGTTATTAGTAattaaatgatttgagttgagatgttttattgaacatttgaaaatgagatagaaataatttcatattatttttgtgaaagaaaacagaaatgacttaatatatatatatatatatttttttttttttaaagtttgaaaaagttgtattggtgTTTGTACCTTATTTTGAAACTTGTAAAAGTTATAACGATTATGTAACGATCAGatgaaagaattaaaaatttgaaattgaaaaatattttgtatttgagcaGAGGTGTAACTAGTCCTGTTCAGTCAGGTTTTGAACGTATTTTATAACCAAATTAGTATACACCGTTTTTGAGAATTGAAGAACCAATATCGGACCAATTCATCTCCGAAACCAGTACTTTCGATTTTATCGagttcggtccggttcggtctgatTTTACCGGCTTGCCCAATGTACTAGCAAGGTCGAGCACTTAGGAAGTCAAGCTTAGAACAACAaaccaataaattaaaaaaattgtctagatataaaaatgatatgcaacaaaaaattagaattcTAGTAAAGCTATTATAGTATATGCACATTACTTATAAGAAATCATATTATCATATGACGACAAAGAACATATGGCGACAGATGATAAGGATGAAAAGTTCACGCTGTCAGCACTCTTAAGGGGGCATTTAGCCCCAAGATCCTATTCATGACAAAGTTGGCGAGAAAGACTCTGAGAACACTGCGATAGTTCATGAACAAGACTGGCGGTTTCATCAATGCCAAAGATACGCTAGGGCCTTGACAGCCCTAATGAAAATCAAGTTAGAGCAGGCAAAAAGAAGGTCCAATAGACTAGGTAGCGAAAAAGCCTTGGAGAGAGCTAAGAAGAGCCAACATGACCTAAGGCGAGACGGGAACACATCCTCAAGAGGGTAGGGTGCCAAGCACGCACACGCCAGTTTGAACGTGCAAGTGGAAAACGATTTAGGCAACCAAGACGGTAATGACCGCAACTAGAGAACTCACCGCTTTTATACCTACCATCGATCTGAAAGCCTTAGGATCGGAGACTGCTACACCCTTAAGAAAAAGATAGAGCGGGAAATTGGAACGTTTGGTCGCCCACCATTGAACACCCCAAAGGCAATTGCCAGGCCAAAGGGTGGAACCACCCCAAAGGCCGCATAGGAGTGAAAGCCCCAAATGGTGAATAATAGATCAAGGGGATACCTGGAACACACCTTGCCAAAGTCCAGGTCGTGGCGAAAACCCCTAGGCTAGATCCGGACAATAGCAAGAGGATTCTTCGGAGGCGGCACCACCTTCTCTAGCAAGAAGGCATACGCATAGAGAGCCAGGTACGAGGAGGTATTTTCCTTAGAAATACCCCCAAAAGAAATAAGGTGTCTGGATACAGTCGCCATTTTGTTTGGTGATGAAGATTGCAAAAAGGTGTTTTACCACCATGATAAGGCACTGGTGGTAACCTTGCTAGTCACCAACTATACCACCCAAAGGATTTTAATAGGCAACAGTAGCTTGACCAACATCCTTTTTTGGATGCCTTAACGGAAATGAGGATCAATCGTAGCCAACTGCATCCATCACCCAGGCCACTGAAAGGGTTCTCAGGGGATATAGTGCAACTCGTGGGCACCATAACTTTGTCAGTCTCTACAGGCAAAGGTCCCCACACCACCAAAACCATGACCAACTTCTTGGTAGTGAAGGCTCCATCTCCCTACGGTGCCATCCTAAGGCACCAAATCCTGAATAGTCTAAGGGTTGTGACATCCATCTACCATCTAAAACTAGAGGAAGTACCACCACCAATACTAAGGAATAGTCTAGGGGAGGTCTGCGATAAGCAAGTACTAGCACGAGAATTCTATATGCAAGAACTCAAAATTAGAGGAAAAGATGTTTGGATGACAGAGATGCGACAAGATGAcactaccaccaccaccaatgcTCATCGACCATGAGGTGGAAACTAGGGATGaacaaaacctaaagtaagCAAAGTCAAACGAGCCCTTGGAGTTGGTAGCCTTGGATTCGGGCCATCTTGAGACTATCATGAGACTCGGAACCAAAATGGGCTAGAGATGAGGCAGTTGATGAAGTAATCATGGTCAAGTATAAAAATGTGTTCGCCTAAAGTCACGAAGACATGCTTGGGTTAGACACCGAGATAATTAAGCATCACCTCTACGTAAACCCAGAAACCAAGAAGGTCGGATAAGAATGGAGAAGTTTTAGCATAGAGAAGTATGTGTCCATAGCTGATGAAGTCGACTGCCTACTGGCCGCGGGGTTTATCTTAGAAGCCCATTACCTCGAATGGTTATCCAATGTGGTATTGGTAAAAAAGTCAAACGGTAAATAGAGAGTATGCGTTAACTTCACTGATTTGAACAAAGCATGCTTGAAAGATAGTTTCGCACTACCCCACATCGACCTGATAGTATACTCCATGGTAGGACGCTCGAATGCTGagtttcatggatgcctactcgGGATATAATCAAATCTTGATGAACTCAAACGACGAAGAAAAAACAGATTGAGCGTTGTATTGTTACCAAGTTATGTCATTCAGATTTAAGAACGCGGAAGCCACCTGTCAAAGGATGGTTAACCGTATATTCAAAGAGCAGATAGGTCACAACATGGAGGTTTACGTTGACAATTTAATCATCAAAAGTAAGGAGCCCAGCGACACCTTGATGACTTATGAGAAGCCTTTGTTGTACTGCACCAATATAAGATTAAGCTAAATCTAGCAAAGTGTGTCTTCAGGGTAGATTCAAGAATATTTCTGGGTTTTATGGTCTCGAAAAGGAGAATAGAGGTCAACctgtaaaaaattaaagaaataatggACATGATGTCATATCGAAACATAAACGAGGTAGAAAGGCTGACGGGATGGATAACAATGCTCAATAGTTTCCTCTCCAGGTCAAAGGACACGTGCTTGTCGTTCTTTAAGGTGTTGTGAAAGGCAAAGTCTTAGAATGACGAACGCAACCAAGCATTTAAGGGGCTTAAGGAATATCTGGCCAACCCACCTCTCTGCTGCTGTAATGCCTGCCTTGTGGTGgaacttttaagaaaatgattttagaaaggtcAACAAGAATTactgttcgatttaaaactttttacttctatacccagggtgcaagactttacattataaaataagatatgttttaagaataaaagaggtttacaacggaaaacataaaaaataaaaaatgtctctcatacatttaaaactctcatgcctagacttttgTGCTCTTCTCCTTGGGCCGTGTCCTTCCGGACGTGTTCTACTCATTTAATTCCTATGGGgtgaggggcatacataaaaattgaaatgagtcgaatacttagtaagcattacttcataccgTAAAGATATAGCAACATAGGATTTCAGTTATGCATTCATCActcatacgtacatacatacaagACAATAAGCATACATTCATTTTGGAAACGTCATTAGGTGGAGATTCTATTAAAAGAGacggttttcttttcttaaaacatttctcccgacagtaccttcatttcttaaaaagtCTGAAGACTTGTGCATTCTCTTATCACTTTCCATCGACCtttacacactattacgccttgtgtgttagggttagtggATCTACCTTTGGACCCTGATTCTGCCTAATGCTGCGGGTTGGGAATCCATCGATCTGGGTGCATTACCAGCACTAGTTACCTGGCAtggcaatctgcccattcattggtaccctcaTGCATTCGTTCGTTCATCATGGtagttacgtattttcatacatcatagcattcattcattcagtcatttcttccATTCTTTCATTAGTCAATTCATTCatagaaaaacatcatttaaatgcaTAAGTATAAACTTAAACATCACGTCATCAAGGCATCATTGGAACCATCAGtccatggcatccataaagcatacAATTCATAGGGAcactttaaaacactttctttgcaTCGCTTAAAGTATCGGTTCGTAAAAGCATGAGGCACTAGCCtcactttttcattttaaaaaggcTACATCCAATATCTTctacgtatagtcatccatcaCATGCATATAATTAGATACtttgtttgcataaaaagagGCTGCCAAGAATGACTATTTCGTACATATAATTGAagacttatacttagcatgttttcataaaagttcGTACATTTTGTAAATCGttgtaaagagaaatattttcttttcgtttcttttgTATCTTTAGAAAACTATAGAAgtgtatgaacataatacttacttggTCTCTATGCTATTCTCATAATATGttgtccattcatgtgcatgtcagacgGCAaccaacctacatgcatacacataaacttaacatcattctctatctagtacgtaagcaactaaactaggaatagaactacacttcccttggaaacactctccttctatccagGGCTCTTACATGTcccttactatgctaaaaccttcggggatccacttacggtcactacctttTCCAAACTCAACATCCTACTTCGAGTGCTTATTCACTAGAGTGAACATAATTCATTTTAgggttaagacactaagaccttcatcttattcttcttattaagATTGTTCATCCGGGCCGAGTTTTTTTCCAACC
Coding sequences:
- the LOC121251987 gene encoding 2-alkenal reductase (NADP(+)-dependent)-like, with amino-acid sequence MATTVVESKEWYMAAYAPEGVLTSDHLKLRSVTLSVAGDSIPDGHAVIETLFISVDPYQRTRMTGMQDGLYFSQFNLDEVITASSIGRVIRSKDNNYKEGDIVLNPFSPIADYCVVPSKSLIRKIDPTSGVPLPDYLSSLGVPGFAAWVGIEMLGEPKAGSNVFVSAAAGAVGMYAGQLAKLKGCRVVGSTGSDEKVKIIKDDFGYDDAFNYKKETDLDATLRKYFPDGIDIYFDNVGGEMLEAVLNHVNKHARIPICGMISQYKKKWTDRHGVRNLLNMVGKEIRMEGFLVGSYLDRFGDFAKEMESYIKEGKISSKYTIYHGIESYLESLGSLFTSSNIGKVVIEFK